A stretch of Paludisphaera borealis DNA encodes these proteins:
- a CDS encoding glycosyltransferase family 39 protein, translated as MAHDRERASGGRLWLLLAAAAGVVGLLLVWDSARSLSATYDEVTYLKVGARWWRTGERVGITRMGSPILFWKIQQAPVYWVLDRIGKGALIDAPIERQAELLPLVRIGASWIWLLGLALTAWWARRLNGSKAMAAAAWLYALSPNLIAHGSLITMETPLTTASTAMLMAFWAYLNNGRRRWFWTSAILGGLAFSCKFSVVLFPPILALVWWADGLRRGMSRGELVRHTVQNAVGMAAYVAALLLSDFALTGFSTLPLSPATGEHPSAVGRFGALGPLIARLYETPLPQDWVGFATQMHHQLSGGPSYLMGRTRMTGWWYYYLAAAAVKVPLTFWLLAVWRLAIAVRPEARSGPSDRMLIQFMVLFLIVTAVGSSRNYGFRYLLPLAPLAIVWVSRIARDKPDAPPRRLRMREAVVALGLVGQAIAVAAVHPNELTYFHVLAGGPVGGRRILADSNLDWGQGLKSLARLQQARPEFRDLTFYYFGDTDPAYYGVLGTSYTVNAVDDHSALPTPETVRTAYVAVSASLQFGPWAPPGFFRKLDGVEPVALTDDATIAIYRYVDARIGRDDLRSASVSRHVL; from the coding sequence GTGGCCCACGATCGCGAACGGGCATCCGGCGGTCGGCTCTGGCTCCTCCTCGCCGCGGCGGCCGGGGTCGTCGGCCTGCTGCTGGTCTGGGACTCGGCCCGAAGCCTGTCGGCGACCTACGATGAGGTCACCTACCTCAAGGTCGGCGCCCGCTGGTGGCGGACCGGCGAGCGGGTCGGGATCACCCGGATGGGCTCGCCGATCCTGTTCTGGAAGATCCAGCAGGCTCCCGTCTACTGGGTCCTCGACCGGATCGGCAAGGGAGCGCTGATCGATGCCCCCATCGAACGCCAGGCCGAGCTGCTGCCGCTGGTCCGAATCGGAGCGTCGTGGATCTGGCTGCTGGGCCTGGCGCTCACCGCCTGGTGGGCCCGACGGCTCAACGGTTCGAAGGCGATGGCGGCGGCCGCCTGGCTGTACGCCTTGAGCCCCAACCTGATCGCCCACGGGTCGCTGATCACGATGGAGACGCCTTTGACCACCGCGTCGACGGCGATGCTCATGGCCTTCTGGGCCTACTTGAACAACGGCCGCCGGCGCTGGTTCTGGACCTCGGCGATCCTCGGTGGGCTGGCGTTCTCGTGCAAGTTCTCGGTCGTGCTTTTCCCGCCCATCCTCGCCCTCGTCTGGTGGGCCGACGGCCTGCGCCGGGGGATGTCGCGGGGGGAGCTTGTCCGGCACACGGTCCAGAACGCGGTGGGCATGGCGGCGTACGTGGCGGCCCTGCTGCTGAGCGACTTCGCGCTGACTGGATTTTCGACTTTGCCCCTCAGCCCGGCAACCGGTGAGCACCCGAGCGCCGTCGGTCGGTTCGGCGCACTTGGGCCGCTGATCGCCCGGCTGTACGAGACGCCGCTTCCCCAGGATTGGGTCGGCTTTGCGACGCAGATGCATCACCAGCTCTCGGGAGGCCCAAGCTACCTGATGGGCCGAACCCGCATGACCGGCTGGTGGTACTACTACCTGGCGGCGGCGGCCGTGAAAGTCCCGCTCACGTTCTGGCTGCTCGCTGTCTGGCGGTTGGCGATCGCGGTCAGGCCCGAAGCCCGAAGCGGGCCGTCCGACCGGATGCTGATCCAGTTCATGGTCCTGTTCCTGATCGTCACGGCGGTCGGGTCGTCGCGGAACTACGGCTTCCGCTACCTCTTGCCCCTCGCGCCGCTGGCGATCGTCTGGGTCTCGCGGATCGCCCGCGACAAGCCGGACGCCCCACCTCGACGCCTGCGGATGCGCGAGGCGGTCGTCGCGCTCGGCCTCGTGGGGCAGGCGATCGCCGTGGCGGCCGTCCATCCCAACGAGCTGACGTATTTCCATGTTCTCGCGGGAGGACCGGTCGGCGGCCGGCGCATCCTGGCCGACTCGAACCTCGATTGGGGCCAGGGGCTCAAGTCGCTCGCACGACTCCAGCAAGCCCGTCCTGAATTCCGCGACCTGACTTTCTACTACTTCGGCGACACCGACCCGGCGTACTACGGCGTACTCGGAACATCCTACACGGTCAACGCCGTCGACGACCACTCGGCGCTGCCCACTCCGGAGACGGTGCGGACGGCGTACGTCGCCGTCTCGGCGTCGCTCCAGTTCGGCCCCTGGGCACCGCCCGGGTTCTTCCGGAAGCTCGACGGGGTCGAGCCGGTCGCGTTGACGGACGACGCGACGATCGCGATCTACCGATATGTCGACGCACGGATCGGCCGTGACGACCTACGTTCCGCGAGCGTTTCACGACATGTGCTTTGA
- a CDS encoding Gfo/Idh/MocA family protein, with translation MEESKNLPLRIGVIGLGRLWETRHKPSLARFHDRFRVTAVYDQVYRRAEIEAAQLGCTPSAGLAELIERPDVDAVYLLSPQWFGLHPVHLACAASKPIYCALPLSDDLAELELLVKRVEESGVVFMPEFARRCYPATLRLKELLATTLGPSRLVIGHSRLFGFDRYAVPGPTTQVVPVPLTIDPGSYLLDWCSFLFQAPPESISSARSVVLPPEQGANAEADFESFTAEFPGGAAAQISYNRYHRTAWGEASRFLPPAGFQVFAERGAAWLEMPDRIQWWDSTGTHEERLPLEPTVGDVLNDQFHRLVRLERSFAPTIRDALAVARLVHDLRRSQTEGIVVGRGSHEAGKSDPPPLK, from the coding sequence TTGGAAGAGTCGAAAAACCTCCCGCTCCGGATCGGAGTCATCGGTCTGGGACGGCTCTGGGAGACCCGGCACAAGCCTTCCTTGGCGCGCTTCCACGACCGGTTCCGTGTCACGGCGGTGTACGATCAGGTCTACCGGAGGGCCGAGATCGAGGCCGCGCAGCTCGGCTGCACGCCGAGCGCGGGGCTGGCCGAGCTGATCGAGCGGCCCGACGTCGACGCAGTGTACCTGCTCTCGCCCCAGTGGTTCGGACTCCATCCGGTGCACCTGGCCTGCGCGGCCTCGAAGCCGATCTACTGCGCGTTGCCGCTGTCGGACGACCTGGCCGAACTGGAACTGCTGGTCAAGCGGGTCGAGGAGTCGGGCGTCGTCTTCATGCCCGAGTTCGCCCGTCGCTGCTATCCGGCCACGCTCCGACTCAAGGAACTACTCGCCACGACGTTGGGCCCATCGAGGCTGGTGATCGGGCATTCGCGACTCTTCGGCTTCGACCGCTACGCCGTGCCGGGGCCGACCACCCAGGTCGTCCCGGTGCCGCTGACGATCGATCCCGGCAGCTACCTGCTCGACTGGTGCTCGTTCCTCTTCCAGGCACCCCCTGAATCTATCTCGTCGGCCCGCTCGGTCGTCCTGCCCCCGGAGCAAGGCGCGAACGCCGAGGCCGATTTCGAGAGCTTCACGGCGGAGTTTCCCGGGGGGGCCGCCGCGCAGATTTCCTATAACCGCTACCACCGCACAGCCTGGGGCGAGGCCAGCCGGTTCCTGCCCCCCGCCGGCTTCCAGGTGTTCGCGGAGCGCGGCGCCGCCTGGCTCGAAATGCCCGACCGCATCCAGTGGTGGGACTCGACCGGCACCCACGAGGAGCGGCTGCCGCTGGAGCCCACCGTCGGCGACGTGCTCAACGACCAGTTCCATCGCCTCGTACGCCTGGAGCGGTCGTTCGCCCCCACAATCCGCGACGCCCTCGCCGTCGCCCGACTCGTCCACGACCTGCGCCGGAGCCAGACCGAGGGGATCGTCGTCGGCCGGGGGTCGCACGAGGCCGGGAAGTCCGATCCTCCGCCATTGAAATAG
- the dtd gene encoding D-aminoacyl-tRNA deacylase yields MRAVVQRVSRASVDVDGACVGRIAGGWLVLLGVGREDGPEDAARLADKILNLRAFEDEQGKMNRSVVDVRGGLLVVSQFTIMADCRSGRRPGFTDAADPETAEALYLHFKELLGTSGLEVAAGVFRATMQVELVNDGPVTFLLDSRRLF; encoded by the coding sequence ATGCGTGCGGTCGTACAACGAGTGTCGCGGGCGTCGGTCGATGTGGACGGCGCCTGCGTCGGCCGGATCGCCGGCGGCTGGCTCGTGCTTCTTGGCGTCGGCCGCGAAGACGGCCCCGAGGACGCCGCGCGCCTGGCCGATAAGATCCTGAACCTGCGGGCGTTCGAGGACGAGCAGGGCAAGATGAACCGGAGCGTCGTCGACGTTAGGGGCGGCCTGCTGGTCGTCAGTCAGTTCACGATCATGGCCGATTGCCGCAGCGGTCGCCGTCCGGGCTTCACCGATGCCGCGGACCCGGAAACGGCGGAGGCGCTCTACCTGCATTTCAAGGAACTCCTGGGGACCTCCGGCCTCGAAGTGGCCGCCGGCGTCTTCCGCGCGACGATGCAGGTCGAGCTGGTCAACGACGGACCGGTGACGTTTCTGCTCGACAGCCGCCGTCTCTTCTAA
- a CDS encoding FGGY-family carbohydrate kinase, which produces MPNRTPHESLVLGLDVGTQSLRAALVDLQGRTVAFGVAPIETTYPRPTWAEQDPLQWWQGAKTAVREALAKADATPDQVAAIGLDCTACTVLACDLDGRPLRPALLWMDQRSFREADEISATGDPMLRYVSGRVSPEWMLPKALWLKRNEPETYNRADRIVECTNWMMHRLTGEWTLSLNHVAVKWNYARPDGGWPLGMMAAVGLDDLPSKWPAEIVPLGKGDARLCARAADELGLKAGTPVAQGGIDAYLGMLGLGATGDGDVALIVGSSTCHLAQTREGVFGSGAGGCYPDATVEGLYTLEAGQTATGSILDWYRRHFAGREQAEAESRGVNVYQILDEQAAAVPPGSDGLIVREDWQGNRSPYKNPQARGAIVGLSLAHGPGHVFRALYEATAMGTRHILEDASDHGLKVERVFIGGGGAKSPLWLQIHADVLKKPVHLTREGESCALGSAMTAAVAAGAYRDFDEAGRAMVAIEKTVEPRPANEQIYDELFERYVDLYGRLNKPPLG; this is translated from the coding sequence ATGCCTAACCGGACGCCCCACGAATCGCTCGTCCTGGGACTCGACGTCGGCACCCAGAGCCTTCGCGCCGCGCTGGTCGACCTCCAAGGGAGGACCGTCGCCTTCGGGGTCGCGCCGATCGAGACGACCTACCCCCGACCGACCTGGGCCGAGCAAGACCCGCTCCAGTGGTGGCAGGGCGCCAAGACGGCCGTCCGCGAGGCGCTGGCAAAGGCCGACGCGACGCCCGATCAGGTCGCGGCGATCGGCCTCGACTGCACCGCCTGCACGGTCCTGGCCTGCGATCTCGACGGCCGGCCGCTTCGCCCCGCCCTGCTCTGGATGGACCAGCGGTCGTTCCGCGAGGCCGATGAGATCAGCGCCACGGGCGACCCGATGCTCCGCTACGTCTCGGGCCGGGTTTCGCCCGAGTGGATGCTCCCCAAGGCCCTCTGGCTCAAGCGGAACGAGCCCGAGACCTACAACCGAGCCGACCGGATCGTCGAGTGCACGAACTGGATGATGCACCGGCTGACCGGCGAATGGACGCTCTCGCTGAACCACGTGGCGGTCAAGTGGAACTACGCCCGGCCCGACGGCGGCTGGCCGCTCGGGATGATGGCGGCGGTCGGCCTCGACGACCTGCCGTCCAAGTGGCCCGCCGAGATCGTCCCGCTCGGCAAGGGGGACGCCCGCCTCTGCGCGCGGGCGGCCGACGAGCTGGGTCTGAAGGCTGGCACGCCCGTGGCCCAGGGGGGCATCGACGCCTACCTCGGCATGCTCGGGCTGGGGGCGACCGGCGACGGCGACGTCGCCCTGATCGTCGGGTCAAGCACCTGCCACCTGGCCCAGACCCGCGAAGGGGTTTTCGGCTCGGGCGCCGGCGGCTGCTATCCCGACGCCACCGTCGAAGGGCTGTACACGCTCGAAGCCGGGCAGACCGCCACGGGCTCGATCCTCGACTGGTACCGTCGCCACTTCGCCGGCCGTGAGCAGGCCGAGGCCGAGTCGCGCGGGGTCAACGTCTACCAGATCCTGGATGAGCAGGCCGCCGCCGTCCCGCCCGGCAGCGACGGTCTCATCGTCCGCGAAGACTGGCAAGGCAACCGCTCCCCGTACAAGAACCCCCAGGCCCGAGGCGCAATCGTCGGGCTGTCGCTGGCCCACGGCCCCGGCCACGTCTTCCGGGCCCTGTACGAGGCCACGGCGATGGGCACCCGGCACATCCTCGAAGACGCCTCGGACCACGGGCTGAAGGTCGAGCGGGTGTTCATCGGCGGCGGCGGGGCCAAGTCGCCACTTTGGCTCCAGATCCACGCCGACGTCCTCAAGAAGCCGGTCCACCTGACCCGCGAGGGGGAGTCGTGCGCCCTGGGCTCGGCCATGACCGCCGCCGTCGCCGCCGGAGCCTACCGCGATTTCGACGAGGCCGGCCGCGCCATGGTCGCCATCGAGAAGACCGTCGAGCCCAGGCCGGCGAATGAGCAGATCTATGACGAACTATTCGAGAGATACGTCGATCTCTACGGACGGCTCAACAAGCCTCCTCTTGGATAG